In Marisediminicola antarctica, one DNA window encodes the following:
- a CDS encoding MIP/aquaporin family protein, protein MSVNLAAPGLPQFAISAPALGGSAAQRALAIPGSARRLLAEFLGSLLLAAIVVGSGIAAQSLSPGDVGLQLFENAIATALGLFAIILIFGPVSGAHFNPVVSLVDSALGQRPWSHTLAYIPVQVAGCITGAAAANLMFGASAVSWSGTDRLTGAHFLSEIVATAGLVLVIFSLVRSGRAQFAPAAVGAYIGAAYFFTSSTSFANPAITIGRMFSDSFAGIAPGSAPGYIAAQLIGGAVGWLLILHLYPSVSTGSLAPIRQKSVTTSSASAPPPVDRENGSPLTPNHENGPPLTPNRAGV, encoded by the coding sequence GTGAGCGTCAACTTGGCAGCACCAGGGCTTCCTCAGTTCGCGATATCCGCTCCGGCGCTTGGCGGATCGGCAGCGCAACGGGCACTCGCCATCCCGGGCTCCGCACGTCGGCTGCTCGCGGAGTTCCTCGGGAGCCTCCTCCTCGCGGCAATCGTCGTCGGGTCCGGTATTGCAGCGCAGTCGCTGTCGCCGGGGGATGTCGGACTCCAGCTCTTCGAGAATGCGATCGCAACGGCGCTCGGGCTTTTCGCGATCATCCTCATCTTCGGCCCGGTGAGTGGTGCGCACTTCAACCCCGTCGTCTCACTTGTCGATTCTGCACTCGGGCAGCGCCCCTGGAGCCACACCCTCGCCTACATCCCCGTGCAAGTCGCGGGTTGCATCACGGGCGCTGCCGCGGCGAACCTGATGTTCGGCGCATCAGCGGTGTCCTGGAGCGGGACCGATCGCCTGACGGGAGCGCACTTCCTCTCCGAGATCGTGGCGACCGCCGGGCTTGTGCTCGTGATCTTCTCCCTCGTGCGGTCCGGTCGTGCGCAGTTCGCGCCCGCGGCGGTGGGCGCCTACATCGGGGCAGCGTACTTCTTTACGAGCTCGACAAGCTTCGCGAACCCCGCGATCACGATCGGCCGAATGTTCAGCGACAGCTTCGCTGGCATCGCGCCCGGGTCGGCCCCCGGGTACATCGCCGCACAGCTCATCGGCGGAGCGGTGGGTTGGCTCCTCATCCTGCACCTCTACCCGAGCGTGAGTACGGGCTCGCTCGCGCCCATCCGGCAGAAGTCCGTGACAACCTCCAGCGCGTCGGCACCTCCGCCAGTAGACCGCGAAAACGGTTCGCCGCTCACCCCAAACCACGAAAACGGGCCACCGCTCACCCCAAACCGCGCCGGAGTCTGA
- a CDS encoding arsenate reductase ArsC yields MTDAGIGVRRGLPGLTYPEEYLKRLAGELTAKFAGVFSAETVERYVLESYTALLRTSTVTAHLASRTVRFATDRLTALAQAKGSLGVGVPEILFVCEQNAGRSQMAAVLTTHLAGDSVHVRSAGSAPARELNPAVIAVMEELGLDMAKEFPKPLTDDVVQAADVVVTMGCGDACPVYPGKRYLDWGLTDPAGESIETVRGIRDEISARVTAMLGELARDSGA; encoded by the coding sequence ATGACGGATGCTGGAATCGGGGTCAGGCGCGGGCTGCCCGGCCTGACCTACCCAGAGGAGTACCTCAAGCGGCTCGCGGGGGAGCTCACCGCGAAGTTCGCCGGAGTCTTCAGCGCCGAGACCGTCGAGCGCTATGTGCTCGAGTCGTACACGGCGCTGCTGCGCACCTCCACGGTCACCGCCCACCTCGCCTCGCGGACGGTGCGCTTCGCAACCGACCGCCTCACAGCGCTCGCGCAGGCCAAGGGATCGCTCGGGGTCGGCGTGCCGGAGATCCTCTTCGTCTGCGAGCAGAACGCAGGCCGGTCCCAGATGGCGGCGGTGCTGACGACACATCTGGCGGGCGACAGCGTGCACGTGCGCTCGGCGGGGTCCGCTCCGGCGCGCGAGCTGAACCCGGCGGTGATCGCGGTTATGGAGGAACTCGGCCTCGATATGGCCAAGGAGTTCCCGAAGCCGCTCACTGACGATGTCGTGCAAGCGGCGGATGTCGTGGTCACGATGGGCTGCGGCGACGCCTGCCCGGTCTACCCCGGCAAACGCTATCTCGACTGGGGCCTCACTGACCCGGCCGGCGAGTCGATCGAGACGGTGCGCGGCATTCGTGACGAGATCAGCGCGCGGGTTACCGCAATGCTCGGCGAGCTCGCACGCGACTCGGGCGCGTAG
- a CDS encoding Pls/PosA family non-ribosomal peptide synthetase, whose product MSVTLDNQTVLEAGARVTHARTLVDILAETAVRHPDALALLDADGAVSYRRLVRMVSDRAAQLARSGVHRGDRVGIRIPSGSRELYISILATLVAGAAYVPVDADDPEERAHLVFGEAGVVGVIGADGVLAPHSQEAVRAAPSDAPRPEGIETPTPDHDAWVIFTSGSTGVPKGVAVTHRSAAAFVDAEAGLFLVEEPIGPSDRVLAGLSVAFDASCEEMWLAWRNGACLVPAPRSLVRSGADLGPWLIAHGITVVSTVPTLAALWPEESLELVRLVIFGGEACPPDLADRITVRGREVWNTYGPTEATVVSCGALLGGDGPVRIGLPLDGWDLAVVDPAGARVAEGETGELIIGGVGLARYLDAAMDAVKYAAMPSLGWDRAYRSGDLVRFETEGLVFVGRADDQVKLGGRRIELGEVEAALQGLDGVAGAAAAVQTSASGNHLLVGYLALTEPAVLFDRVAAVERLRAELPSALVPLLAIVDSLPTKTSGKVDRASLPWPLPTTVGEPTDAGLTATAAWLADRWTAILGVPVAGPDDDFFAQGGGSLSAAQLISAIRERFADTRVSDIYDHPRIGSLADELDGRAPHVRATPREVLPTPLSSRIAQTLLGIPLHILAGARWLVYLAAANNLLAAWSQLAFLPQLSWWWIGVGFLLFVTPPGKMALTVVAARLLLRGVAPGDYPRGGSVHLRLWLAEQVALLVNPASAAGAPWISYYARALGARIGVGVDLHTLPPVTGMLSVGHGASVEPEADLSGYWIDGDILRLGHMHIGAESRVGSRSTLLGGASIGRGSEVEPGSAVSGRVPAGERWAGSPAGRVGSAKKSWPAERPPRGTRWLIAYAVGSIAMAAMPASAALLGVVIVGAAIGQAPSPAEAVARAVLATPLATVAAGLAFAFTVIAVVRLLGIGLVDGHFPVRSRIGCQVWMTERILDSARTLLFPLYASLITPFWLRALGAKVGANVEASTVLLIPALTTIAPGAFLADDTMVATYELGGGWLRIGRAKIGRRAFLGNSGMIGPGRTVPRNGLVAVLSATPRKAKRGSSWLGNPPVRLRRTVTDFDEARTFHPPARLRVARALWELLRIVPVIVTALIALGVLVTLDVLWSVLGLGAAVALSGVVMLAAGAVAAGVTTCAKWVFVGRITVSEHPLWSSFIWRNEVADTFVEMVARPWFASAATGTPALAFWLRTLGATVGRGVWCESYWLPEADLVTIADGATVNRGCVVQTHLFHDRVMQLDSVELRAGSTLGPHTVILPAASLDENATVGPASLVMRGERVPGGSLWAGNPIAPWHAPPWNT is encoded by the coding sequence ATGAGCGTGACTCTCGACAACCAGACCGTGCTTGAGGCCGGAGCCAGGGTGACCCACGCCCGCACCCTCGTCGACATCCTCGCCGAGACCGCCGTGCGGCATCCGGATGCCCTCGCGCTGCTCGACGCCGACGGGGCAGTGAGCTACCGCAGGCTCGTGCGGATGGTCAGCGACCGCGCCGCGCAGCTGGCCCGCAGCGGCGTGCACCGCGGCGACCGGGTGGGCATTCGGATTCCGTCCGGATCGCGTGAACTGTATATCTCGATTCTGGCGACCCTTGTCGCCGGTGCCGCGTACGTTCCTGTCGACGCGGACGATCCCGAGGAGCGCGCGCACCTCGTCTTCGGCGAGGCCGGCGTCGTGGGGGTGATCGGTGCGGACGGGGTGCTCGCGCCGCACAGCCAGGAGGCGGTGCGCGCCGCGCCATCCGACGCCCCCCGCCCCGAGGGGATCGAGACGCCGACGCCGGACCACGACGCCTGGGTGATCTTCACCTCCGGGTCGACCGGTGTGCCCAAGGGCGTCGCCGTGACCCACCGCTCCGCCGCCGCGTTCGTCGACGCCGAGGCTGGGCTCTTCCTCGTCGAGGAGCCGATCGGTCCCAGCGACCGGGTTCTCGCCGGGCTCTCGGTCGCGTTCGACGCGTCCTGCGAAGAAATGTGGCTCGCCTGGCGCAACGGCGCGTGCCTCGTTCCCGCCCCGCGCTCGCTCGTGCGGTCGGGTGCCGACCTCGGCCCGTGGCTTATCGCCCACGGAATCACCGTTGTCTCCACCGTGCCGACCCTCGCGGCGCTCTGGCCGGAGGAGTCGCTCGAGCTCGTTCGTCTTGTCATCTTCGGCGGGGAGGCCTGCCCTCCCGACCTTGCCGACCGCATCACGGTGCGCGGCCGTGAGGTGTGGAACACCTACGGGCCGACCGAGGCGACCGTGGTGTCGTGCGGCGCACTGCTCGGCGGCGATGGCCCGGTGCGCATCGGGCTGCCGCTCGACGGCTGGGACCTCGCCGTGGTCGACCCCGCTGGCGCACGTGTCGCCGAGGGCGAGACGGGCGAGCTCATCATCGGCGGGGTCGGCCTCGCCCGCTACCTCGATGCCGCAATGGATGCCGTGAAGTACGCGGCTATGCCGTCGCTCGGCTGGGATCGCGCCTACCGCAGCGGAGACCTCGTGCGCTTCGAGACCGAGGGTCTCGTCTTCGTCGGTCGCGCCGACGACCAGGTCAAGCTCGGCGGGCGCAGGATCGAGCTCGGCGAGGTCGAGGCCGCGCTGCAGGGTCTCGACGGAGTGGCCGGCGCCGCGGCGGCCGTGCAGACCTCGGCATCCGGCAACCACCTTCTCGTCGGCTATCTTGCCCTGACCGAGCCCGCGGTGCTGTTCGACCGGGTCGCCGCGGTCGAGCGCCTCCGCGCCGAGCTCCCCTCCGCACTCGTGCCGCTGCTCGCGATCGTCGACTCGCTTCCGACGAAGACCTCAGGCAAGGTCGACCGCGCCTCCCTGCCGTGGCCGCTCCCGACCACGGTGGGGGAGCCGACGGATGCGGGACTGACGGCGACGGCCGCGTGGCTCGCCGACAGGTGGACCGCGATCCTCGGCGTTCCCGTGGCCGGTCCCGACGATGACTTCTTCGCCCAGGGCGGCGGTTCTCTCTCCGCGGCCCAGTTGATCTCCGCTATCCGTGAGCGCTTCGCCGACACCCGCGTGTCGGACATCTACGACCACCCGCGGATCGGTTCCCTCGCGGACGAGCTCGACGGCCGCGCACCGCACGTGCGGGCGACACCTCGCGAGGTGCTGCCGACGCCGCTCTCCAGCCGGATCGCGCAGACGCTCCTCGGCATCCCGCTGCACATCCTCGCCGGGGCGAGGTGGCTCGTCTACCTCGCCGCGGCGAACAACCTGCTCGCGGCCTGGTCTCAGCTCGCGTTCCTGCCGCAGCTGTCCTGGTGGTGGATCGGCGTGGGATTCCTGCTGTTCGTGACTCCGCCCGGCAAGATGGCGCTGACCGTCGTTGCCGCACGGCTGCTGCTGCGCGGAGTCGCCCCCGGTGACTACCCCCGCGGTGGATCGGTGCACCTGCGGCTGTGGCTCGCCGAGCAGGTCGCGCTGCTCGTGAACCCCGCGAGCGCGGCCGGCGCCCCCTGGATCAGCTACTACGCGCGGGCACTCGGCGCCCGCATCGGCGTCGGCGTCGACCTGCACACCCTCCCGCCGGTGACCGGGATGCTGTCGGTCGGGCACGGGGCATCGGTCGAACCCGAGGCCGACCTCTCCGGGTACTGGATCGACGGCGATATCCTGCGCCTCGGCCACATGCACATCGGCGCTGAGTCGCGGGTCGGCTCGCGCAGCACCCTGCTCGGAGGGGCGAGCATCGGGCGCGGCTCCGAGGTCGAGCCGGGCTCCGCGGTCTCCGGCCGAGTGCCGGCGGGGGAGCGCTGGGCGGGATCGCCGGCCGGTCGAGTGGGCTCGGCGAAGAAGTCCTGGCCGGCGGAGCGGCCGCCGCGCGGCACCCGCTGGCTTATCGCCTACGCGGTCGGATCGATCGCGATGGCCGCGATGCCGGCATCCGCAGCCCTTCTCGGTGTCGTCATCGTCGGGGCTGCGATCGGCCAGGCGCCGAGCCCGGCGGAGGCGGTGGCGCGCGCCGTTCTGGCGACGCCGCTCGCGACGGTCGCCGCGGGGCTCGCCTTTGCGTTCACGGTGATCGCGGTCGTGCGCCTACTCGGGATCGGCCTCGTCGACGGGCACTTCCCGGTGCGCAGCCGCATCGGCTGCCAGGTGTGGATGACCGAGCGGATCCTCGACAGCGCGAGGACCCTGCTGTTCCCGCTCTACGCGAGCCTCATCACGCCGTTCTGGCTGCGAGCCCTCGGCGCGAAGGTCGGCGCAAACGTCGAGGCGTCGACCGTGCTGCTCATCCCAGCACTCACCACGATTGCGCCGGGCGCGTTCCTCGCCGACGACACCATGGTCGCCACCTACGAGCTCGGCGGCGGCTGGCTCCGCATCGGCCGCGCGAAGATCGGCCGGCGCGCGTTCCTCGGCAACAGCGGGATGATCGGACCCGGCCGCACGGTGCCGCGCAACGGTCTCGTCGCGGTGCTGTCCGCGACCCCGCGCAAGGCCAAACGCGGCTCAAGCTGGCTCGGCAACCCGCCAGTGCGGCTGCGGCGCACCGTCACCGACTTCGACGAGGCGCGCACCTTCCACCCGCCGGCGCGCCTCCGCGTGGCGCGCGCCCTCTGGGAGCTGCTGCGCATCGTGCCGGTCATCGTCACCGCTCTCATCGCGCTCGGCGTGCTCGTCACCCTCGATGTGCTCTGGTCGGTGCTCGGGCTCGGGGCGGCCGTCGCGCTGTCGGGTGTGGTGATGCTCGCGGCAGGCGCCGTGGCGGCGGGGGTGACCACGTGCGCGAAGTGGGTCTTCGTCGGCCGGATCACGGTCTCGGAGCATCCGCTCTGGTCGTCGTTCATCTGGCGCAACGAGGTTGCCGACACGTTCGTCGAGATGGTCGCGCGCCCCTGGTTCGCCTCGGCCGCCACCGGCACCCCGGCGCTCGCGTTCTGGCTGCGCACGCTCGGCGCGACGGTCGGTCGCGGCGTGTGGTGCGAGTCGTACTGGTTGCCGGAGGCCGACCTCGTCACGATCGCAGACGGGGCAACCGTGAATCGCGGATGCGTGGTGCAGACGCACCTGTTCCACGACCGGGTCATGCAGCTCGACAGCGTGGAGCTGCGCGCCGGATCGACGCTCGGGCCGCACACCGTCATCCTGCCGGCCGCGTCGCTCGACGAGAACGCGACCGTGGGACCCGCCTCGCTCGTGATGCGAGGCGAGCGGGTGCCCGGCGGATCACTGTGGGCGGGCAACCCGATCGCGCCGTGGCACGCGCCGCCGTGGAATACTTGA
- a CDS encoding metalloregulator ArsR/SmtB family transcription factor — protein MSSLGDSSALSVSLPSPTSLDRDAAEQIARTLKAMADPTRIQLLSLILDSADGRALVGQLADELRLSQPTVSHHVRVMAEEGLLERSQKGRLVWYSVSPDRVDEVSELLNPVSSAPPSPLVLERIAGDLALQFRGIFSGETVDRYVRESYELLAREARIIRYLPSLTGRFAAERLRALATADGLLPHDAPEVLFVCVQNAGRSQLAAAILRSLAGDRVRVRTAGSAPAEAVNPRVVAALDEIGVPLAGEFPKPLTDEVVRAADYVITMGCGDACPVYDGRRYLDWDLDDPSGLALEGVRAVRDEVNRLVRQLLEQMDLPPGR, from the coding sequence ATGTCCAGCCTTGGCGATTCGTCCGCCTTGTCCGTCTCGCTGCCCTCGCCCACCTCCCTCGACCGGGACGCCGCGGAGCAGATCGCTCGAACCCTCAAGGCGATGGCCGACCCGACCCGGATCCAGCTGCTGAGTCTCATTCTCGACAGCGCGGACGGGCGCGCGCTGGTCGGCCAGCTCGCCGACGAACTGCGACTCAGTCAGCCGACCGTCAGCCATCACGTGCGGGTCATGGCCGAGGAGGGGCTGCTCGAGCGCAGTCAGAAGGGCCGACTCGTCTGGTATTCCGTCTCGCCCGATCGGGTGGACGAGGTGTCCGAGCTACTCAACCCGGTGTCGTCGGCGCCGCCCTCGCCTCTCGTGCTCGAGCGCATCGCGGGCGATCTCGCACTCCAGTTCCGCGGCATCTTCTCGGGCGAGACGGTGGACCGCTACGTGCGGGAGAGTTACGAGCTGCTGGCTCGGGAGGCGCGGATCATCCGCTACCTGCCCTCCCTCACCGGACGCTTCGCCGCTGAGCGGCTTCGCGCCCTCGCGACCGCGGACGGACTGCTCCCGCACGACGCACCAGAGGTGCTCTTCGTCTGCGTGCAGAACGCGGGCCGCTCGCAGTTGGCCGCCGCGATCCTGCGCTCACTCGCTGGCGACCGGGTGCGCGTGCGGACGGCGGGTTCGGCCCCAGCCGAGGCTGTGAATCCGCGGGTTGTCGCGGCGCTCGATGAGATCGGGGTGCCGCTCGCCGGGGAGTTCCCGAAGCCGCTCACCGACGAGGTCGTGCGCGCCGCGGACTACGTGATCACGATGGGATGCGGCGACGCCTGTCCCGTGTATGACGGGCGGAGGTATCTCGATTGGGACCTGGACGATCCATCCGGGCTGGCACTCGAGGGGGTGCGGGCGGTGCGCGACGAGGTCAACCGACTCGTTCGCCAGCTGCTCGAACAGATGGACCTTCCTCCCGGCAGGTGA
- a CDS encoding 4'-phosphopantetheinyl transferase family protein: MTGSPASGPHVVVVLRERAMTPAGDRALLVRVVAEATGVTPAEVEVSRRCARCGGDHGRPVLVHCGELGVDGIDLSLSRAGRSVAIAVSFAGPVGIDIESVAAASRAALDDVAFGPAERERLADADASPALRTAMWTAKEAVLKATGDGLRVDPRELEVSFAGRMRGAPRPALVGWPAAPVPIASFQLSALDAGPGLIGTIAVIADARPDIRQGR, from the coding sequence GTGACCGGGTCACCGGCATCCGGCCCGCACGTCGTGGTCGTGCTGCGCGAGCGCGCGATGACACCCGCCGGTGACCGCGCGCTGCTCGTACGCGTCGTGGCCGAGGCAACGGGCGTCACCCCGGCCGAGGTCGAGGTCTCACGGCGATGTGCGCGATGCGGGGGCGACCACGGCCGTCCGGTTCTCGTCCACTGCGGCGAGCTCGGCGTGGATGGCATCGATCTGAGCCTGAGCCGCGCCGGGCGATCCGTGGCGATCGCGGTGTCGTTCGCCGGGCCCGTCGGCATCGACATCGAGAGTGTGGCCGCGGCATCGCGCGCCGCGCTCGACGACGTCGCGTTCGGACCGGCCGAGCGCGAACGGCTAGCCGACGCGGACGCCTCCCCCGCCCTCCGCACCGCGATGTGGACCGCGAAGGAAGCCGTGCTGAAAGCGACGGGCGACGGCCTGCGGGTGGACCCGCGAGAACTCGAGGTGTCGTTCGCGGGCCGGATGCGAGGTGCGCCCCGTCCCGCCCTCGTCGGTTGGCCCGCCGCGCCGGTCCCCATCGCGTCGTTTCAGCTCAGCGCACTCGACGCCGGGCCCGGCCTTATCGGCACGATTGCGGTGATCGCCGACGCGCGGCCGGACATCCGACAGGGCCGCTAG
- a CDS encoding M1 family metallopeptidase, which produces MPSRSSSYGSASLGDQYLPATGNGGYTVEHYDLDLDYRVATNRLAATAVITARATMRLERFSLDFAGLTVEKVTVDGERPRKTTHTSRKLTVTLDTAVEDGDEFEVTVRYRGAPRPIRGRWGELGWEELTDGVLVASQPNGAASWFPCNDHPSDKATYRISLACESPYTVLANGELASRTARSGRTTWVFDTVEPMATYLATIQIGRYTSRELGTQPVVHTAYFPPDLARVVAVDFERLGDMLALFCDLFGPYPFSSFSVVVTADELEIPLEAQGLAVFGRNHIDGAHGSDRLIAHELAHQWFGNSLTITCWQDIWLHEGFACYSEWLWAEKSGGPTIAASVAEHHRVVDALPQDLVVGDPGPAAMFDDRIYKRGALAVHAVRVQLGDRRFFEALREFVATHRHAGISTTGFVGFFAGCDGDGVIEQLVDRWVFSAPLPPL; this is translated from the coding sequence GTGCCGTCCAGATCATCGAGCTACGGCTCCGCCTCCCTCGGGGACCAGTACCTGCCGGCGACCGGCAACGGCGGCTATACCGTCGAGCATTACGACCTGGACCTCGACTATCGCGTAGCCACAAACCGCCTGGCCGCGACGGCGGTGATCACGGCCCGCGCCACCATGCGCCTCGAGCGGTTCAGCCTGGACTTCGCCGGACTCACCGTCGAGAAGGTCACCGTTGACGGGGAGCGGCCGCGCAAGACCACCCACACGAGCCGCAAGCTCACCGTCACGCTCGACACCGCGGTCGAGGACGGCGACGAGTTCGAGGTCACCGTGCGCTACCGCGGGGCGCCACGTCCGATCCGCGGCCGCTGGGGTGAGCTCGGCTGGGAGGAGCTCACCGACGGCGTGCTCGTCGCGAGCCAGCCGAACGGCGCAGCATCCTGGTTCCCCTGCAACGATCATCCGAGCGACAAGGCGACCTACCGCATCTCGCTCGCCTGCGAGTCGCCGTACACGGTGCTGGCCAACGGGGAGCTCGCCTCCCGCACCGCACGCTCCGGCCGCACCACCTGGGTCTTCGACACCGTCGAGCCGATGGCGACCTATCTGGCGACGATCCAGATCGGCCGGTACACCTCCAGGGAGCTCGGCACACAGCCGGTCGTGCACACTGCCTACTTCCCGCCGGACCTCGCCCGAGTCGTCGCGGTCGACTTCGAGCGGCTCGGTGACATGCTGGCGCTATTCTGCGACCTGTTCGGCCCGTACCCGTTCTCGTCGTTCTCCGTTGTGGTCACCGCCGACGAGCTGGAGATCCCACTCGAGGCGCAGGGCCTCGCCGTCTTCGGGCGCAACCACATCGACGGCGCCCACGGAAGCGACCGACTCATCGCACACGAGCTCGCCCACCAGTGGTTCGGCAACAGCCTGACGATCACCTGTTGGCAGGACATCTGGCTTCACGAGGGCTTCGCCTGCTACTCCGAATGGCTGTGGGCGGAGAAGAGCGGCGGCCCGACGATCGCGGCGAGCGTCGCGGAGCACCACCGGGTGGTCGACGCGTTGCCCCAGGACCTCGTTGTCGGCGACCCGGGTCCGGCGGCGATGTTCGACGACCGGATCTACAAGCGCGGGGCGCTTGCCGTGCACGCCGTGCGGGTGCAGCTGGGCGACCGGAGGTTCTTCGAGGCACTGCGGGAGTTCGTTGCCACGCACCGCCATGCCGGCATCTCCACCACCGGGTTCGTGGGCTTCTTCGCCGGCTGCGACGGCGACGGCGTTATCGAGCAGCTCGTCGACCGCTGGGTGTTCAGCGCGCCGCTGCCGCCGCTCTAG
- a CDS encoding NAD(P)-binding domain-containing protein has protein sequence MTLLELSRPVRRTLLVGGLPVAIIGAGPVGLAAAAHLLERGIDFRIYEAGASAASSVASWAHVRLFSPWSLLIDPAARRLLATTDWVQPDADSLPTGAELVERYLAPLAAHEHIASRIHTGSTVEAVSRQGVDRTRSAARSATPFVLRIRTGAELGEVTASAVIDASGTYTSPNGLSSNGFEPLGAEQVVDRIVPALPDVLGSGRARFAGRHTTVVGAGHSAANTLIALAQLAREEPGTRVSWVVRNSGAARVSASPDDALQARASIGARVAALVADGEISLVDRFEIARLRPAVSTTGNGVVIVGVRRGEPFEIATDNIVRATGFRPDLSMLRELRLELDDIVEAPRRLAPMIDPNLHSCGTVEPHGFAELRHPEPNFFIAGMKSYGRAPTFLLSTGYEQVRSIVAWLAGDVAAASAVQLVLPATGVCSTADAGGAEGGCCA, from the coding sequence ATGACGCTTCTGGAACTCAGTCGGCCCGTGAGGCGCACCCTGCTCGTCGGCGGACTGCCGGTCGCGATCATCGGCGCGGGCCCCGTTGGTCTCGCCGCCGCAGCACATCTGCTCGAGCGCGGTATCGACTTCCGCATCTATGAGGCGGGCGCCTCCGCGGCGAGCAGCGTCGCCTCCTGGGCGCACGTGCGCCTATTCTCGCCGTGGAGCCTCCTCATTGATCCTGCCGCCCGCCGGCTCCTCGCCACGACGGACTGGGTGCAGCCCGACGCCGATTCACTCCCCACCGGCGCTGAGCTCGTCGAACGCTACCTGGCACCGCTCGCGGCGCATGAGCACATTGCCTCGCGGATACACACCGGGTCCACCGTCGAGGCGGTGAGCCGGCAGGGGGTGGATCGCACCCGATCGGCAGCCCGGTCAGCGACCCCGTTTGTTCTGCGCATCCGCACCGGGGCTGAGCTGGGGGAGGTCACAGCGAGCGCGGTGATCGACGCCTCCGGCACCTACACGTCGCCGAACGGCCTGTCGTCGAACGGGTTCGAGCCGCTGGGTGCCGAGCAGGTCGTCGACCGGATCGTGCCCGCCCTGCCCGACGTGTTGGGCAGCGGTCGCGCGCGATTTGCCGGCCGTCACACAACGGTGGTCGGGGCTGGGCACTCCGCAGCCAACACGCTCATCGCCCTCGCGCAACTGGCTCGGGAGGAGCCGGGCACGCGCGTTAGCTGGGTCGTCCGCAATTCCGGTGCCGCACGGGTCTCCGCGTCACCCGATGACGCGCTTCAGGCGCGCGCCTCGATCGGAGCGCGGGTTGCAGCGCTCGTAGCTGACGGAGAGATCAGCCTCGTGGACCGCTTCGAAATCGCGCGGCTGCGACCGGCCGTTTCTACGACCGGAAACGGGGTCGTCATCGTCGGAGTTCGCCGCGGCGAGCCGTTTGAGATCGCCACCGACAACATCGTGCGCGCCACGGGGTTTCGCCCGGACCTGTCGATGCTGCGTGAGCTCCGCCTCGAGCTCGACGACATCGTCGAGGCACCCCGACGACTGGCGCCCATGATCGACCCGAACCTGCACAGCTGCGGCACGGTCGAGCCGCACGGATTCGCCGAGCTGCGGCATCCGGAACCGAACTTCTTCATCGCCGGCATGAAGAGCTACGGGCGCGCGCCGACCTTCCTGCTCAGCACAGGCTACGAGCAGGTGCGGTCTATCGTGGCCTGGCTCGCCGGCGATGTGGCCGCGGCCAGCGCCGTGCAACTGGTGCTTCCGGCGACGGGCGTGTGCTCGACGGCCGATGCGGGAGGCGCGGAAGGCGGATGCTGTGCTTGA
- a CDS encoding ArsR/SmtB family transcription factor yields the protein MSFTNMLPVTDVTACCAPLTREAMTAEHADDLARSLRAIADPARLRLISIVAASQNQEACVCDLIEPVGLSQPTVSHHLKILTDAGFLSRSKRGTWAFYRLVPGALDSLARLLVTA from the coding sequence ATGTCCTTCACGAACATGCTTCCGGTCACGGACGTCACCGCATGCTGCGCGCCGCTGACTCGCGAGGCGATGACGGCAGAGCACGCCGACGACCTCGCCAGATCCTTGCGGGCGATCGCCGACCCGGCACGGCTGCGCCTCATCTCCATCGTCGCCGCGTCCCAGAACCAGGAGGCCTGCGTGTGCGACCTCATCGAACCAGTCGGCCTGAGCCAACCGACGGTGTCCCACCACCTCAAAATCCTGACGGATGCCGGTTTCCTCAGCCGCTCCAAACGCGGCACATGGGCGTTTTACAGGCTCGTCCCTGGCGCTCTGGACTCCCTCGCGCGTCTGCTCGTGACCGCGTGA
- a CDS encoding arsenate reductase ArsC: protein MSDKPTVLFVCVHNAGRSQMAAGYLKHLSAGAVEVLSAGSEPKDQINPTAVEAMAEDGIDITGNVPKILTTEAVRESDVVITMGCGDTCPIFPGKRYEDWELADPAGQGIDAVRPIRDDIKARIAKLLDELLPARV, encoded by the coding sequence ATGTCCGACAAGCCCACCGTCCTATTCGTCTGCGTGCACAACGCCGGGCGCTCCCAGATGGCCGCCGGCTACCTCAAGCACCTCTCCGCGGGCGCCGTCGAGGTGCTCTCGGCAGGCTCAGAGCCCAAAGACCAGATCAACCCGACGGCGGTCGAGGCGATGGCCGAAGACGGCATCGACATCACCGGCAACGTTCCCAAGATCCTCACCACCGAAGCGGTCAGGGAGTCCGACGTCGTCATCACGATGGGCTGCGGCGACACCTGCCCGATCTTCCCTGGAAAGCGCTACGAGGACTGGGAGCTGGCCGACCCCGCTGGCCAGGGCATCGACGCCGTGCGCCCGATCCGCGACGACATCAAGGCGCGCATTGCGAAGCTGCTCGACGAGCTGCTCCCCGCGAGAGTCTGA